In the genome of Colletes latitarsis isolate SP2378_abdomen chromosome 9, iyColLati1, whole genome shotgun sequence, one region contains:
- the LOC143345515 gene encoding uncharacterized protein LOC143345515 isoform X3, with protein sequence MKASVLICWMLVFRSILAASFVHADDQRSVRLFGKPGDDEASRNLEGIVVERSTARSFLPPWTTASFGDRPNDGDKDETFPTRHAKHRKRRRCKNRSSCSRGSLGARLSPPRRNDTKDDRDVANAVSEVEEEPRERPIHGTSDRAQGLYNETKGEEDYDVKDNEEKGNIEVEDANTPSWVDARSRKQEFEKNDDYADMAHPSAIYTAIDDQVTFHESLGVLLSKLFQSLRNASVANGRDILKELNFVNATNEDPCQKWLNSKDKLEKVFLGGLASLPACPCQYPSNIFYDDKIWDERQKRYFRWRDVSGDSQRLDVYKPGAAYCVRSLLMQGSGSVAAQHCCYDRRRKLVTRGSGAGTPNFVSPEISAILHERIDVLPWRLCKGDFSRYNGVRPPNNDNGCEANPDNEEYQRQIDDTKHY encoded by the exons ATGAAAGCGTCGGTCTTAATTTGCTGGATGCTAGTCTTCAGATCGATCTTGGCTGCTTCTTTCGTGCACGCAGACGATCAACGA TCCGTTCGTCTGTTCGGGAAGCCGGGCGACGATGAAGCGAGCCGAAACTTGGAAGGAATCGTGGTCGAACGGTCGACCGCGAGATCCTTTCTTCCCCCGTGGACGACTGCCTCGTTCGGAGACAGGCCGAACGACGGGGACAAGGACGAGACGTTCCCGACGAGACACGCGAAACACCGGAAACGACGTCGTTGCAAAAACCGATCGAGCTGTTCCCGAGGATCCCTCGGGGCAAGATTGTCACCACCGCGACGCAACGACACGAAGGACGATCGAGACGTCGCGAATGCGGTGTCGGAAGTCGAGGAAGAGCCGCGAGAACGACCGATTCATGGAACGAGCGATCGCGCGCAG GGGTTGTACAATGAGACCAAGGGGGAGGAAGATTACGATGTTAAAGACAACGAAGAGAAGGGTAAT ATCGAGGTCGAAGACGCGAACACGCCCTCCTGGGTGGACGCTCGATCGAGGAAGCAAGAGTTCGAGAAGAACGACGATTACGCGGACATGGCACACCCCTCGGCCATTTACACGGCTATCGACGACCAAGTGACGTTTCACGAGAGCCTGGGCGTTCTGTTGAGCAAACTATTTCAAAGCCTACGGAACGCTTCCGTCGCGAATGGCCGCGACATTCTCAAGGAGCTGAATTTCGTGAACGCGACGAACGAGGATCCCTGCCAGAAGTGGCTGAACAGCAAGGACAAGCTCGAGAAAGTTTTCTTAG GTGGCCTGGCTTCGTTGCCCGCCTGTCCGTGCCAATACCCGAGCAACATCTTTTACGACGACAAAATTTGGGACGAGAGGCAGAAGCGGTATTTCAGGTGGCGCGACGTGAGCGGCGATTCACAAAGGCTCGACGTCTACAAACCGGGAGCCGCTTACTGCGTGCGCTCGTTGCTGATGCAAGGAAGCGGAAGCGTGGCCGCTCAACACTGCTGCTATGATCGCAGGAGGAAACTCGTGACCCGTGGTTCCGGCGCAGGGACGCCGAACTTCGTCAGCCCGGAGATATCGGCCATATTGCACGAGAGGATCGACGTGCTGCCGTGGAGACTGTGCAAGGGAGACTTTTCCAG GTACAATGGAGTGAGACCGCCAAACAATGATAATGGCTGCGAGGCGAATCCCGACAACGAGGAGTACCAGCGGCAGATAGACGATACCAAGCACTATTAG
- the Ift43 gene encoding intraflagellar transport 43 isoform X1, with protein sequence MDWASDLEITSKKLIPRLGRRSTQNVTQEDSKSDDDLLESPISVPSGKSSQPPVVPPRTRKTGWGDELKSGKSRGATNIIEHLFLRERSRGTEKDDPISDIPVIPDFDEIQEDSALSDINAATINVNRVAAYKELDTDLVKNAAFTSLNGVSLSLLAEKLYTENLTKEPDEVWNWNLLFTQVSSEINSEAQKKIHT encoded by the exons ATGGACTGGGCTTCGGATTTGGAAATCACCTCGAAGAAG CTTATACCACGTCTCGGCAGACGTTCGACGCAGAACGTTACGCAGGAGGATTCCAAGTCGGACGATGACCTCCTGGAGAGTCCTATATCGGTGCCCTCTGGGAAATCGTCGCAACCACCTGTGGTACCTCCACGCACCAGGAAAACGGGGTGGGGAGACGAACTAAAAAGCGGGAA ATCACGAGGGGCCACTAACATCATCGAACA TCTGTTTCTTAGGGAACGTTCCCGAGGGACGGAAAAGGACGATCCGATAAGCG ATATTCCTGTTATACCGGATTTCGATGAAATACAAGAAGACAGTGCATTATCCGACATCAATGCAGCCAC GATCAATGTGAACAGAGTTGCTGCATACAAAGAACTTGACACAGATTTGGTAAAAAATGCTGCATTCACATCTCTAAACGGTGTTAGTCTTTCTCTTCTCGCGGAGAAATTGTACACTGAGAATCTGACGAAAGAACCGGATGAAGTGTGGAATTGGAATCTTCTTTTCACTCAAGTTTCCTCTGAAATCAATAGCGAGGCACAGAAGAAAATTCATACGTAA
- the LOC143345515 gene encoding uncharacterized protein LOC143345515 isoform X1 translates to MKASVLICWMLVFRSILAASFVHADDQRSVRLFGKPGDDEASRNLEGIVVERSTARSFLPPWTTASFGDRPNDGDKDETFPTRHAKHRKRRRCKNRSSCSRGSLGARLSPPRRNDTKDDRDVANAVSEVEEEPRERPIHGTSDRAQGLYNETKGEEDYDVKDNEEKGNVDAIDSFDGRALSDEIEVEDANTPSWVDARSRKQEFEKNDDYADMAHPSAIYTAIDDQVTFHESLGVLLSKLFQSLRNASVANGRDILKELNFVNATNEDPCQKWLNSKDKLEKVFLGGLASLPACPCQYPSNIFYDDKIWDERQKRYFRWRDVSGDSQRLDVYKPGAAYCVRSLLMQGSGSVAAQHCCYDRRRKLVTRGSGAGTPNFVSPEISAILHERIDVLPWRLCKGDFSRYNGVRPPNNDNGCEANPDNEEYQRQIDDTKHY, encoded by the exons ATGAAAGCGTCGGTCTTAATTTGCTGGATGCTAGTCTTCAGATCGATCTTGGCTGCTTCTTTCGTGCACGCAGACGATCAACGA TCCGTTCGTCTGTTCGGGAAGCCGGGCGACGATGAAGCGAGCCGAAACTTGGAAGGAATCGTGGTCGAACGGTCGACCGCGAGATCCTTTCTTCCCCCGTGGACGACTGCCTCGTTCGGAGACAGGCCGAACGACGGGGACAAGGACGAGACGTTCCCGACGAGACACGCGAAACACCGGAAACGACGTCGTTGCAAAAACCGATCGAGCTGTTCCCGAGGATCCCTCGGGGCAAGATTGTCACCACCGCGACGCAACGACACGAAGGACGATCGAGACGTCGCGAATGCGGTGTCGGAAGTCGAGGAAGAGCCGCGAGAACGACCGATTCATGGAACGAGCGATCGCGCGCAG GGGTTGTACAATGAGACCAAGGGGGAGGAAGATTACGATGTTAAAGACAACGAAGAGAAGGGTAATGTCGACGCGATAGATTCTTTCGACGGCCGTGCGCTTTCGGACGAGATCGAGGTCGAAGACGCGAACACGCCCTCCTGGGTGGACGCTCGATCGAGGAAGCAAGAGTTCGAGAAGAACGACGATTACGCGGACATGGCACACCCCTCGGCCATTTACACGGCTATCGACGACCAAGTGACGTTTCACGAGAGCCTGGGCGTTCTGTTGAGCAAACTATTTCAAAGCCTACGGAACGCTTCCGTCGCGAATGGCCGCGACATTCTCAAGGAGCTGAATTTCGTGAACGCGACGAACGAGGATCCCTGCCAGAAGTGGCTGAACAGCAAGGACAAGCTCGAGAAAGTTTTCTTAG GTGGCCTGGCTTCGTTGCCCGCCTGTCCGTGCCAATACCCGAGCAACATCTTTTACGACGACAAAATTTGGGACGAGAGGCAGAAGCGGTATTTCAGGTGGCGCGACGTGAGCGGCGATTCACAAAGGCTCGACGTCTACAAACCGGGAGCCGCTTACTGCGTGCGCTCGTTGCTGATGCAAGGAAGCGGAAGCGTGGCCGCTCAACACTGCTGCTATGATCGCAGGAGGAAACTCGTGACCCGTGGTTCCGGCGCAGGGACGCCGAACTTCGTCAGCCCGGAGATATCGGCCATATTGCACGAGAGGATCGACGTGCTGCCGTGGAGACTGTGCAAGGGAGACTTTTCCAG GTACAATGGAGTGAGACCGCCAAACAATGATAATGGCTGCGAGGCGAATCCCGACAACGAGGAGTACCAGCGGCAGATAGACGATACCAAGCACTATTAG
- the Ift43 gene encoding intraflagellar transport 43 isoform X2, giving the protein MDWASDLEITSKKLIPRLGRRSTQNVTQEDSKSDDDLLESPISVPSGKSSQPPVVPPRTRKTGWGDELKSGKSRGATNIIEQERSRGTEKDDPISDIPVIPDFDEIQEDSALSDINAATINVNRVAAYKELDTDLVKNAAFTSLNGVSLSLLAEKLYTENLTKEPDEVWNWNLLFTQVSSEINSEAQKKIHT; this is encoded by the exons ATGGACTGGGCTTCGGATTTGGAAATCACCTCGAAGAAG CTTATACCACGTCTCGGCAGACGTTCGACGCAGAACGTTACGCAGGAGGATTCCAAGTCGGACGATGACCTCCTGGAGAGTCCTATATCGGTGCCCTCTGGGAAATCGTCGCAACCACCTGTGGTACCTCCACGCACCAGGAAAACGGGGTGGGGAGACGAACTAAAAAGCGGGAA ATCACGAGGGGCCACTAACATCATCGAACA GGAACGTTCCCGAGGGACGGAAAAGGACGATCCGATAAGCG ATATTCCTGTTATACCGGATTTCGATGAAATACAAGAAGACAGTGCATTATCCGACATCAATGCAGCCAC GATCAATGTGAACAGAGTTGCTGCATACAAAGAACTTGACACAGATTTGGTAAAAAATGCTGCATTCACATCTCTAAACGGTGTTAGTCTTTCTCTTCTCGCGGAGAAATTGTACACTGAGAATCTGACGAAAGAACCGGATGAAGTGTGGAATTGGAATCTTCTTTTCACTCAAGTTTCCTCTGAAATCAATAGCGAGGCACAGAAGAAAATTCATACGTAA
- the LOC143345788 gene encoding mitochondrial import receptor subunit TOM40 homolog 1 — translation MGMAHASAKKTEEPSVISNEEECVPCVEPQDRGPGNPGSFEDLHIKVKDLYPQNFEGARLTINKILSQHFNVTHSIILSSVTPSGYKFGAKYVGTKMVGLKEKYPLAVGEMSPNGNLTASFVNTVGCRFRYKLSAQFDKQKCKASSFSAEYRANDFTVAMTVANPQILKKQGTVVIHFLQSITSRIALGAEIACLRGWKILGIQQTIMCMAFRYSTGPTTFSGTVGEAGLHLCYHRRASSQLELGVELDTNLRTHHSIATIVYQVNVPYADLVFRGIFNSETTVGGVFEKRLYPIPESSLLISGLLNHKKQQFRVGVGLNIGQ, via the coding sequence ATGGGTATGGCCCACGCGTCGGCGAAGAAAACGGAGGAGCCAAGCGTAATATCAAACGAGGAAGAATGCGTACCGTGCGTGGAACCACAGGACAGAGGGCCAGGGAATCCAGGAAGTTTCGAGGACCTCCACATAAAGGTGAAGGATTTATATCCTCAGAATTTCGAAGGAGCACGGCTGACAATCAACAAAATACTCAGCCAGCACTTCAACGTAACTCATTCGATCATACTGAGCTCCGTGACTCCGTCCGGCTACAAATTCGGCGCGAAATACGTTGGCACGAAAATGGTGGGCCTGAAAGAGAAATACCCTCTAGCTGTAGGCGAAATGTCACCGAATGGAAACTTGACCGCCTCGTTTGTGAATACTGTAGGTTGTAGATTCAGATACAAACTGTCGGCCCAATTCGACAAACAGAAATGCAAAGCATCGAGTTTCAGCGCAGAATATCGCGCGAATGATTTCACGGTGGCGATGACCGTCGCTAATCCACAAATACTTAAGAAACAAGGAACGGTGGTGATACATTTTTTGCAATCGATCACGTCGAGGATTGCATTAGGAGCGGAGATCGCGTGTCTTCGTGGCTGGAAAATACTTGGGATCCAGCAAACTATCATGTGCATGGCTTTTAGGTACAGCACGGGACCTACCACGTTTTCTGGTACCGTAGGCGAAGCAGGCTTGCATTTGTGTTATCATCGTAGAGCTAGCTCGCAACTGGAGCTCGGCGTCGAGCTAGACACAAATTTGCGTACCCATCATTCGATCGCCACTATCGTTTATCAGGTGAACGTTCCGTACGCGGATCTCGTATTTCGCGGGATCTTTAATTCGGAGACCACCGTCGGCGGGGTGTTCGAGAAGAGATTATATCCCATACCAGAATCCTCACTGCTTATTAGCGGCCTCTTAAATCATAAGAAGCAACAATTCCGTGTGGGTGTCGGCCTTAACATCGGACAATGA
- the LOC143345969 gene encoding endoplasmic reticulum lectin 1 isoform X1: MWKRCGICNVFFIVIAIVNGHDFRSFDDTDLFKINWPGKAKSDLLESRANVEPYFITTAQNERYKCLIPDTTNQEQDYNEPYHGLNPMEILSFLFKHDTCSYRVESYWTYELCHGQFVRQYHDDRDGKKVKTQEYYLGSYDKLQELKLIAEYAKQQENPNRKKDIPIKKVDGINMPYVEIEMTDGTVCNINNKPRKVKVLYVCYQHDKHELFSVKETVSCEYEIIVLSPLLCAHPDYKPQDIRENEINCLPVDTAPTKPRVLMALEMESLTLRHQKVTDDKLQKIYATLHVDKEGQDGEARIRVEIHPVDVIDKHNNIDDAINSLADQGISPAEVSPVKNFLSGKNCLHGGNGWWKYEFCYGRSVVQYHVERDSTKTIVNLGKFDKQKHLDWIAAHPHKKLKSPELRKQLSHFYSDGNICDKTGNPRQTEVKLKCIEHAASPSSVSLFLLEPKTCEYILGVESPLICDILEYADENGLLNEKFEVNFDKLKTTAFHEYDDLDERIANGDD; this comes from the exons atgtggAAacgctgtggtatttgcaatgtatTCTTTATCGTAATCGCTATTGTAAATGGGCACGATTTTAGAAGTTTCGATGACACGGACCTCTTTAAAATTAATTGGCCAGGAAAAGCAAAGTCCGATTTATTA GAATCTCGGGCAAACGTAGAACCATATTTTATAACAACTGCACAGAATGAACGATACAAGTGTTTGATTCCTGATACTACAAATCAAGAGCAAGATTATAATGAACCATACCATGGACTGAATCCAATGGAAATTTTATCGTTTTTATTTAAACATGATACTTGTTCCTACAGA GTTGAATCTTACTGGACATACGAATTATGTCATGGACAATTTGTACGTCAATATCACGATGATAGAGATGGGAAAAAGGTGAAAACACAAGAATATTATTTGGGATCTTATGATAAATTACAAGAACTGAAGCTTATAGCAGAATATGCAAAACAACAAGAAAATCCTAATAGGAAAAAAGATATACCAATTAAGAAAGTTGATGGAATCAATATGCCTTATGTGGAAATAGAGATGACTGATGGCACAGTTtgcaatataaataataaaccaCGAAAGGTTAAAGTTCTCTATGTCTGTTATCAACATGATAAACACGAACTATTTTCGGTAAAGGAAACTGTTAGCTGTGAATACGAGATCATTGTCCTTTCTCCTTTGTTATGTGCTCATCCTGACTACAAACCACAAGATATAAGAGAGAATGAAATTAATTGTCTACCAGTTGATACAGCACCAACAAAACCAAGAGTGCTTATGGCACTGGAGATGGAAAGTTTAACATTGCGACATCAAAAAGTGACG GATGACAAGCTGCAGAAAATCTATGCGACCTTGCATGTAGATAAGGAGGGCCAG GATGGCGAGGCGCGTATTAGAGTTGAAATACATCCAGTCGATGTTATAGACAAACATAATAATATCGATGATGCTATAAATTCATTAGCAGATCAAGGTATCAGTCCGGCCGAAGTTAGTCCCGTGAAAAATTTCTTAAgcggaaaaaattgtttacatgGT GGCAATGGATGGTGGAAGTATGAATTCTGCTATGGACGTTCGGTAGTTCAGTATCACGTAGAGCGCGATAGTACAAAAACAATCGTAAATCTCGGTAAATTCGATAAGCAGAAGCATTTAGATTGGATTGCGGCTCACCCACATAAAAAGTTAAAGTCACCAGAGCTACGGAAACAACTTTCCCACTTTTATAGCGATGGAAATATCTGTGACAAGACGGGTAATCCAAGACAAACGGAG GTAAAATTGAAGTGCATCGAGCACGCAGCCAGTCCATCGAGTGTTTCTCTATTTCTGCTTGAACCGAAAACATGCGAATACATTCTGGGAGTTGAATCGCCGTTGATCTGTGATATTTTAGAATACGCCGATGAAAATGGACTTCTTAACGAAAAATTTGAAGTTAATTTCGATAAGTTGAAGACCACCGCTTTCCACGAATACGACGATTTGGACGAGAGAATAGCAAACGGAGATGACTAG
- the LOC143345969 gene encoding endoplasmic reticulum lectin 1 isoform X2 has translation MWKRCGICNVFFIVIAIVNGHDFRSFDDTDLFKINWPGKAKSDLLESRANVEPYFITTAQNERYKCLIPDTTNQEQDYNEPYHGLNPMEILSFLFKHDTCSYRVESYWTYELCHGQFVRQYHDDRDGKKVKTQEYYLGSYDKLQELKLIAEYAKQQENPNRKKDIPIKKVDGINMPYVEIEMTDGTVCNINNKPRKVKVLYVCYQHDKHELFSVKETVSCEYEIIVLSPLLCAHPDYKPQDIRENEINCLPVDTAPTKPRVLMALEMESLTLRHQKVTDGEARIRVEIHPVDVIDKHNNIDDAINSLADQGISPAEVSPVKNFLSGKNCLHGGNGWWKYEFCYGRSVVQYHVERDSTKTIVNLGKFDKQKHLDWIAAHPHKKLKSPELRKQLSHFYSDGNICDKTGNPRQTEVKLKCIEHAASPSSVSLFLLEPKTCEYILGVESPLICDILEYADENGLLNEKFEVNFDKLKTTAFHEYDDLDERIANGDD, from the exons atgtggAAacgctgtggtatttgcaatgtatTCTTTATCGTAATCGCTATTGTAAATGGGCACGATTTTAGAAGTTTCGATGACACGGACCTCTTTAAAATTAATTGGCCAGGAAAAGCAAAGTCCGATTTATTA GAATCTCGGGCAAACGTAGAACCATATTTTATAACAACTGCACAGAATGAACGATACAAGTGTTTGATTCCTGATACTACAAATCAAGAGCAAGATTATAATGAACCATACCATGGACTGAATCCAATGGAAATTTTATCGTTTTTATTTAAACATGATACTTGTTCCTACAGA GTTGAATCTTACTGGACATACGAATTATGTCATGGACAATTTGTACGTCAATATCACGATGATAGAGATGGGAAAAAGGTGAAAACACAAGAATATTATTTGGGATCTTATGATAAATTACAAGAACTGAAGCTTATAGCAGAATATGCAAAACAACAAGAAAATCCTAATAGGAAAAAAGATATACCAATTAAGAAAGTTGATGGAATCAATATGCCTTATGTGGAAATAGAGATGACTGATGGCACAGTTtgcaatataaataataaaccaCGAAAGGTTAAAGTTCTCTATGTCTGTTATCAACATGATAAACACGAACTATTTTCGGTAAAGGAAACTGTTAGCTGTGAATACGAGATCATTGTCCTTTCTCCTTTGTTATGTGCTCATCCTGACTACAAACCACAAGATATAAGAGAGAATGAAATTAATTGTCTACCAGTTGATACAGCACCAACAAAACCAAGAGTGCTTATGGCACTGGAGATGGAAAGTTTAACATTGCGACATCAAAAAGTGACG GATGGCGAGGCGCGTATTAGAGTTGAAATACATCCAGTCGATGTTATAGACAAACATAATAATATCGATGATGCTATAAATTCATTAGCAGATCAAGGTATCAGTCCGGCCGAAGTTAGTCCCGTGAAAAATTTCTTAAgcggaaaaaattgtttacatgGT GGCAATGGATGGTGGAAGTATGAATTCTGCTATGGACGTTCGGTAGTTCAGTATCACGTAGAGCGCGATAGTACAAAAACAATCGTAAATCTCGGTAAATTCGATAAGCAGAAGCATTTAGATTGGATTGCGGCTCACCCACATAAAAAGTTAAAGTCACCAGAGCTACGGAAACAACTTTCCCACTTTTATAGCGATGGAAATATCTGTGACAAGACGGGTAATCCAAGACAAACGGAG GTAAAATTGAAGTGCATCGAGCACGCAGCCAGTCCATCGAGTGTTTCTCTATTTCTGCTTGAACCGAAAACATGCGAATACATTCTGGGAGTTGAATCGCCGTTGATCTGTGATATTTTAGAATACGCCGATGAAAATGGACTTCTTAACGAAAAATTTGAAGTTAATTTCGATAAGTTGAAGACCACCGCTTTCCACGAATACGACGATTTGGACGAGAGAATAGCAAACGGAGATGACTAG
- the LOC143345515 gene encoding uncharacterized protein LOC143345515 isoform X2 — MKASVLICWMLVFRSILAASFVHADDQRPGDDEASRNLEGIVVERSTARSFLPPWTTASFGDRPNDGDKDETFPTRHAKHRKRRRCKNRSSCSRGSLGARLSPPRRNDTKDDRDVANAVSEVEEEPRERPIHGTSDRAQGLYNETKGEEDYDVKDNEEKGNVDAIDSFDGRALSDEIEVEDANTPSWVDARSRKQEFEKNDDYADMAHPSAIYTAIDDQVTFHESLGVLLSKLFQSLRNASVANGRDILKELNFVNATNEDPCQKWLNSKDKLEKVFLGGLASLPACPCQYPSNIFYDDKIWDERQKRYFRWRDVSGDSQRLDVYKPGAAYCVRSLLMQGSGSVAAQHCCYDRRRKLVTRGSGAGTPNFVSPEISAILHERIDVLPWRLCKGDFSRYNGVRPPNNDNGCEANPDNEEYQRQIDDTKHY; from the exons ATGAAAGCGTCGGTCTTAATTTGCTGGATGCTAGTCTTCAGATCGATCTTGGCTGCTTCTTTCGTGCACGCAGACGATCAACGA CCGGGCGACGATGAAGCGAGCCGAAACTTGGAAGGAATCGTGGTCGAACGGTCGACCGCGAGATCCTTTCTTCCCCCGTGGACGACTGCCTCGTTCGGAGACAGGCCGAACGACGGGGACAAGGACGAGACGTTCCCGACGAGACACGCGAAACACCGGAAACGACGTCGTTGCAAAAACCGATCGAGCTGTTCCCGAGGATCCCTCGGGGCAAGATTGTCACCACCGCGACGCAACGACACGAAGGACGATCGAGACGTCGCGAATGCGGTGTCGGAAGTCGAGGAAGAGCCGCGAGAACGACCGATTCATGGAACGAGCGATCGCGCGCAG GGGTTGTACAATGAGACCAAGGGGGAGGAAGATTACGATGTTAAAGACAACGAAGAGAAGGGTAATGTCGACGCGATAGATTCTTTCGACGGCCGTGCGCTTTCGGACGAGATCGAGGTCGAAGACGCGAACACGCCCTCCTGGGTGGACGCTCGATCGAGGAAGCAAGAGTTCGAGAAGAACGACGATTACGCGGACATGGCACACCCCTCGGCCATTTACACGGCTATCGACGACCAAGTGACGTTTCACGAGAGCCTGGGCGTTCTGTTGAGCAAACTATTTCAAAGCCTACGGAACGCTTCCGTCGCGAATGGCCGCGACATTCTCAAGGAGCTGAATTTCGTGAACGCGACGAACGAGGATCCCTGCCAGAAGTGGCTGAACAGCAAGGACAAGCTCGAGAAAGTTTTCTTAG GTGGCCTGGCTTCGTTGCCCGCCTGTCCGTGCCAATACCCGAGCAACATCTTTTACGACGACAAAATTTGGGACGAGAGGCAGAAGCGGTATTTCAGGTGGCGCGACGTGAGCGGCGATTCACAAAGGCTCGACGTCTACAAACCGGGAGCCGCTTACTGCGTGCGCTCGTTGCTGATGCAAGGAAGCGGAAGCGTGGCCGCTCAACACTGCTGCTATGATCGCAGGAGGAAACTCGTGACCCGTGGTTCCGGCGCAGGGACGCCGAACTTCGTCAGCCCGGAGATATCGGCCATATTGCACGAGAGGATCGACGTGCTGCCGTGGAGACTGTGCAAGGGAGACTTTTCCAG GTACAATGGAGTGAGACCGCCAAACAATGATAATGGCTGCGAGGCGAATCCCGACAACGAGGAGTACCAGCGGCAGATAGACGATACCAAGCACTATTAG